The genomic DNA CGTCCTGCCCGCAGTGACTGCTTTCCTGAGGGCCTTTCAGGATATCGACGTGCGGCTTGAACTGACCGACCGCCCGGTGAACCTCCACGAGGAACACCTCGATCTGGCGGTGCGCATCGGGGAGCTTGCGGACAGCGCGTGCATCGCCCGCAAGGTGGGCGAGGTGCGCCGGATCGTCTGCGCCAGCCCCTCCTATCTCGAGAAACGGGAAACGCCAAAGCGGCCCGGCGACTTGGCAAATCTGGAAGGCATCACCTTCCACAACCTTATGTCACCGCGGAACTGGCGCTTCGGATCCGGCCGACAGGAGATCATCGTTCCGGTCCGTTCGCGCCTGATCGTGAATACCGCTGAAGCCGCCATTGATGCCGCTGTTGACGGGCTGGGCTTCACCCGCGTCCTGTCGTACCAGGCCGCCGCTGCAATCAAGGCGGGGCGGCTCGTGCCCCTTCTTCAGGATTTCGAACCAGAGCCCTGGCCGGTCCACCTGCTCTATGAGCCACGCGCCCTGATCCCACAGAAGCTCCGGGCCTTCCTCGATTTCGCCGCGCCGAGAATCGCAAGCAGCATGCCCTGACCCTCCCCCACAGGCGGCCAGCACGTAGGCCAAGCGGGACACTTCGAGGAGGTGGTGAGCATCCGCTTTCACCACAAACGCCTAGCAGCCCCGGCGTGGCCACCCCGAAAAGCCCACCCCCACACCTCTGATTTGTTGCCCCAAAGATACAGCCCCGCAGCGTCAGTGATGACCAATCAAGCCAACCGGATTGATCTTTCCTGACAAAAACAGTCAAGACGCCATCAAGAACGCCTCAGCCATGAAGCAGCCAAGGCCACCATTTTGGAGGCTCTTATGCTTGTTTCTCGAATTGGCCTAATCACTGGGGTCGCGGCGGCTTCGACCACGGCTCTCGCCACGCGCTCGTTGGCGCAGAATAGCGAGGTTTTTCTTCTCGGGACGATCCATGTCGAGGCGGAAAGCGATGATACGTTGGTGCAGAACGGATATGTGCCCCAGAGCGGTCGACAGGCCACGCGCACCGATACCCCGATCCGCGACATCCCACAGAACATCAGCACGGTGACGCAAGACCAGATCGAGGACCAGAGACCACGCACGCTGCTGGATGCGCTTGGCTATACCTCGGGCGCGAGCACCACCAACTTCGGCTATGACAGCCGCTATGACGCGATCTACCTGCGCGGTTTCTCCGCCTATTCCACCGGTTTGTTCCGTGACGGGCTGCGGCAGGTGAACGGACCCTCGGCGTGGTATCAGAACTATCCCTACAGCCTTGAGGCACTCGCGGTCCTGAAGGGGCCATCGTCCGCCACCTACGGTGTCAGCGGCTCGGGCGGCATCGTCAACGTGGTGTCGAAACGGCCCAAGGAGGAGGCCTACAACGAGGTGCAGCTGACCTTCGGCACCGATGACCACAAGGAACTGGGCTTCGACCTCACCGGGCCGCTCGGAGATGGCCGCCTGAGCTATCGTATGACCGGGGTGGTGCGCGATGCGGATACACCGCTTGAAGGCTTTCAGGACAACCTGACCATGATCGCCCCGGCGCTGACCTACAAGCTGACCGAGCGCACAACGGTGACGCTGCTCACCGAATACGCCAAGTCGACGCGGGGCGGCACGGCCTCTTACTACAACGCGTCCTATGGTGAGGCGTTTGACATCTATATCGGCGATCCCGAGTACAACGATTTCGTCAACGAGCAATGGCGCCTCGGATACGAGATCACGCATGAGCTGTCCGACAATGTGACCCTGCATCAGAAGCTGCGCTACTCGGAGGTCGATGCGGACCTAGAGTTCAGCGGGCTCTATGACGCGGGCGCCGATCTGGGCCGCTTCTGGGGCCATTACCTTGAAAACTCAAAGAATCTTGTCGCCGACCTGAGCTTGGAAGCCTCCTTTACCACCGGCGCGCTCAACCACAGGCTGGTGACGGGGCTGGATTACAGCAATACCTCCTATGATGCCTATTACGGCGGCGTAAACTACGTGTCGGCGGCTGCGGCAGATGCGATCGACCAGCCCTATTCCGCCGGGCAGGACATGAGACAATACGGCGTCTACCTGCATGACCAGATCAGCACCGGAGGTTGGAGCTTCTACCTCAGCGGGCGCTACGACTGGGTCGAGACCACGACATACGACGCCGCCCAGAGCGGCACCGAGACATCCGCCGAGGGCTTCTCGGGCCGGATCGGGGCCAGCTACGCGGTCAACAGCGACCTGACGGTCTTTGCCAACCTGTCGAGCAGCTTCGTTCCCACCACCGGTCTGGTCTACGACGGGGCAGACGCGCCGGACAGCGGGCGCGCTGCCGATCCGACGCGGGGCCTGCAAAAGGAGATCGGCCTCAAGTACCAGCTGCCCGGCACCGAGAGCCTGATCTCTGCCTCGGTGTTCGACATCCGGCAGGAAGACGGCGTAGTTTATCAATCCGTCGATCCGGCAGACTTTGGCGGGCTCTACCAAGTGCAGGTGCCCTATGACCTGCACTCGCGCGGGGTCGAGATCGAGGGTCAGTTCAACTTCAAGAACGATCTGCGCATGACGGCCTCCTACACCTATCTCGACATGGAGATCGAAGCGGGCGCCTCGGGCACCGAGGGCAACCAGCTTTCGGCGACGCCGAGGCACAGCGCCTCAATCTGGGGGTTCTACGAGCCGAGGGCGGGCCTGCTCCAAGGTTGGGGCCTCGGGGCCGGTCTGCGCTATGTGGGCGAAAGCTGGGGCGATGATACCAACACCTTCCGAAACGACGACCAATTCTATGCGGACCTGTCGCTGACCTACGATTTCGGGCAGGTCGGCGTTGACGGGCTGGGCCTTCAGGTGAACGTCAAGAACGCCTTCGACAACACCGATCAAACCTGCAGCGCGGGCTATTGCTACCGCACCGAAGGCCGCACTGCGACCGCCAGCATCGCCTACCGTTTCTGATGCCCGAGCAACGGAGCACCTGGGGCGCCATCGGGGCCATCGGTGGCGTCTACGTGGCGCAAAGCGTCATCGGGGGCGTAACATGGACGGGGCTACCCGGTGTCTTACGGGCGCAGGAGCTTCCGCTGGACCAGATCGGGTTGGTCTCGCTGTTGGTGCTCCCCTGGGCGCTGAAGTTTCTCTGGGCGCCACCCGTGGAGCGGTTTCGCCTGCCCGATGGCGGGCGCGACCGGTCCGCCAGTATCGTGCTGACCGGGGCGGCGGTGGTGATCGCCGCGCTGATCGTCGTCGGGCTCGTTGGCCCGTTTCCGGTGCTTCCCGTTCTGGCGATCCTGATGGTGGCGGCCTTCGCAACCGCCACCGTCGATATTGCCTGTGACGGCTATGCCGTCGCTGCGCTGAAGAACACGCGCTACGGCTGGGGCAACGCCGCGCAGGTGGGCGGCGCCTATCTCGGCTCGGCCATCGGCGGCGGCCTGTTTCTCATTCTGGTGGCTCATGCAGACTGGCTCAGCGGCACATGGGTCATGGCGCTTGTCATCGCCCTGCTTTGCCTGCCCTTCGCGTTGCTGGCCCGACGCCCAAAACCCGTGCCGCGCCCACATGTGCCCAGCTTGCGTGCCGCGCTGGGGCGCCCCGAAGTCAGGCAGGGGCTGTTGGTCGCCGCGCTCTACGTCGTGGCGCAGAAGACCGCGATGGGTATGTTCGGCCCGTTCTTCATTGATGCAGGCTACGATCTTGCCCGGCTCGGCATCCTCAGCGGCGTTGGCGGCCTGACACTGGGGTTTCTGGGCGCGATGCTCGGCGGCGGTGCCGTGCGCCGGTTCGGGGCGCGCCGCGTGCTTGTCGGCGCGGTCGCGCTGCAGTCGGCGGTCCTTGCCGTCGTGGCGCTGTCGGCCGATGATGCGCTGCTGCCCGCTGCCATGGTGGCGCCCCCTGCAATGGTGGCGAGTGCGGCGGTTATGGCCTTCGGCTTCGTTGCCCTCTACGGTCAGTTCATGAGCTGGTCCGATCCACGGCAAGGCGGGGTCGACTTCACGCTGTTTCAATGCATGGATGCCGCGATTTCAATGGCGGCTGGAACCGCGGCCGGATTTATCGCAGAGCATCTCGGCTACGGTGTCTTTTTCGGGCTCGCCTGTGCGCTCTCTCTAGCAGCGCTGCCGATGATCTGGCGCGTCGGAGGTGTCTGGCCGATGGAGAACACCCGCTGACCCTGTTCAGAAATCCCCCGGAGCGCATTGCAGGCACACCAACCCTTCGCCGCGCCACGCCTCGACCACGGAGCTCCGGTCATCAACAACCAGCCAAGGTTTGAATCCGTCCGCTTGCATTTCTTTCAACGCGCGGCGCTTCACCTCCGGGTCGGTGGCTTCGTCCTGATCTTCGGCGCGTAGATATATGCCGTCAAAGGGAAGCTCGTGTTTGTGCAGCCATGCAATCGTGTGCTCGGCCCAGCCCTTAGGCCGCCCGGAGCAGATCAGAATAGTCTCGCCGCTCTGCTTCAACCGGCGCAACAGTTTTGCAACCGGGGCAATCAATGCGGCATCTGCCATAGCAAGGTGAAATTCATCCCAGTGCTTCTCGATACCATGCACAAGATGGCCCAGCCGCTCCGCGTCGAATTCTGCAAGGGTGCCATCGACATCGAAAACCACACATGGGGTCGGTGCTGATTGGGTCATGTGGTCTTCTCCAGTATCTTATCGCCTGATTTTTCAAACAAGAGCGGCACTGCGTTGGGAGGGCGTTGGCCCACATCGCCTGTCGTCCACAGCACACGGGCAGCACGGATTATGCCCGAGTGACACACCATGACCGGCAGCACCGCCTCTGACGCCGCGCAGATTTCGATGATCGTTGTCTGTACGCGCAGCAGCATATCAGGCCAGCTTTCGCCCCTGAGCGGCGTGTCTTCTCTGATGGGCTGGTGGCTCAAGGGTTGCCCTTCGAACACACCCCAGTCGCGCTCGCGCAATCCATCGTGCAACTCAAACTCTCGGCCCGGAAAGGCGAGGCGTGCGGTGTGCTGGGCCCGTGACATCGGGCTGGCGTAGAGCGCAATCGGTTTTGGCCAAGGCCTGTTTGCCAGCGCACGCGCCTGATCGCAGCCCACCTGAGTAAGCGGCACATCCGTTACCCCGGCGATGATCTCATCTGCGTTCGCCGTCGTCTCGCCGTGGCGGATCAGGCAAAAGCTGCACGACGGCAACGGTATGGCCGTCATAGGCGCACCCGGTCATGAAAGAACACCTCAACGTCGAGATCTTCGATCAGGTAGTCTTCTGGTTTCGCGCAGAATGCGGGGGCAAAGCGCTTAGCGCCGAGTCGCTCTAGCATTTTCACCTGATCACGCAGCGGTGGATGCACGTTCCAGCGCTGGAAATACCCGCCCGGAACGGTGCAAATCCCACGCGCATGGGCTGTCATATGGCCGGTGAACACCACATGCGCGTCACGTCCCAGACGCCCGCTTTCGTGCCACGCCCGCACATAACCCCAAGCGGAGCCCCCGTCGGCATTGGGCGTGTCACATATCAGAAAACGCGCCTGCTCCATCGGTCCACGGCCCAAAAGCGGGGCGATTTGCTGCGCATTTGGGCTGACGGCACCGCTGTGCAGCGCGGCGCGAAGCGTGGCTTGACATTCCGGGTCCAGCATCACGCTTTCACATCCGTAGCGCCGCACCAGATGCAGCGCCATTTCGCCTGCGCGGCCAGAGGGCGGCACAGGCAAAAGCACCTGCCCCTCAACCCGGTCCAACAGCGCATTCAGCGCCTCGAACCGATCCGATTGCGGCACGTCGTCCAGATGATAGGAGCAATCCAGGATCGCTGTCGCCGCAGGAGGCGGGATATCGAAAGCGAACCAACCGGACTCTTCCGACCAATCCCCAGAATAAAAGAGCCCCTCGCCGAGATCGAAGTGAAACCAGACACCACCCATCGCATGGCCATTACGCCCGGTGGTCAGGGTGACACCCTCAATTGTCGTCTGGCCCTGCTCGGGCAACAAATGAACATTGGCCGCAGGCGGCAGGGCCTTGGCTGTTTGCGCCGTAGCGTAGATCGGCAACCCAGCCTCAACCGCATGGGAAGCGCCGCCAATGTGATCGATGTGGTCATGGGTGATGAAGACCGCCTCAGCCCCCTCAAGCCATACCGGGTCGAACTGCGCATTGGCTTCGGGGCCGAAACCGCAATCCAGCAGCCAGACCCGATCATTCACGGTCAATTGCGTGCACGCGGGGCCTTTATCCCCGATGCCGGAAAGTAGTCGTATGCTATGCATTCAATCCTCTGAAAAGGCCCAAGGCGTTGTGATGGTCAGGCCCAGTTGCGCGCCGACTTCGAACCGGGCGCGCGTTTCTGCAACCAGGCGCGCGCCGCAGTCGGTCACCGTTTCCAGCAGGTATTTTCCGCCCATGTAGGTGACCCGCGCGACCTTGCTGCGCAGGTCTCCTGTCTCTTCAATGGTGATGTTCTCGGGCCGCAGGCAGACATGGCTGACCGGCGCCTCCCCCGCCCCCGATTGCACCGTGACCTGCGCGCCCAGGACCCGCGCCTGCACGGTATCCCCCGACCTCTCGATGGCTTGCACCGGCACCACGGTGCCGCGGCCGACGAATTCCGCGACGAAGCGGTTTCGGGGGCGTTCATACAAGGCTTGCGGCGTGTCGAACTGCTGGATGCGGCCGCGGTCCATCACCGCGATCCGGTCGGCCATCGCCATCGCCTCGGCCTGGTCGTGGGTGACATAGACCATCGTGGCGCGGGTGCGCTTGTGAAAATCGGTGAAGACCCCCTGCATCGCGGCCCGCAGCGCCACGTCGAGATTGGCCAGCGGCTCGTCCAGCAGAACGGCGCAGGGATCGGAGACAAGGCACCGCGCCAGGGCCACGCGCTGCCTTTGCCCGCCCGAAAGATCCGAAGGCATCCGGTCCGCGTAGTCGACCAGCCCGGTCGAGGCGAGCGCGGCATCGGTCTGGCGGGCGATATCGGGCTTGGAGAACCGGCGGATTTCCAGCGGGTAGGACACGTTCCGGCGCACGCTCATGTGCGGCCAGAGCGCGTAGGACTGGAACACGAAGCCAATGTTGCGCTCTTCCGGGGGCAGGTTGGCGCCGGTCTCGGCATTGGCCATCTCGCGCGCGCCGATCTGCAGGCGCCCGCGGCTCGGAGCTTCGAACCCGGCGAGGATCCGCAAAAGCGTGGTCTTGCCACAGCCCGACGGCCCGAGCAGGGCGATGAACTCGCCATCCTCGAAGCGCGTCGTGATGTCTTGCAGCGCCGGCGCGCCCGAGAATGTCTTGCCGACCGAGGACAGGTCTATGTCTGCCATGGGACAACTCCTTTGGGAAAGCGGCGCGACATGAGCTGGATCAGCGCCATCAGCGCCATGACCACGAAGACGATGGTCATGGCGAGTGCGCTGGCCATGCCGGTTTCGCCGCTGTCATCGAGATTGAAGATCACCACGCCCAGCGTTTCGGTCCCCGAGGACCACAAGAGCGCCGAAACCGTGAGCTCGTTGAAGGCGGTCAGGAACACAAGGATTGCCCCCGCCGCCGCCGCAGGGGCAGACAGCGGCAGGATCACGTCGCGCAGGCGCCGGTAAAGCGAGGCTCCCACCGATTGCGCCGCCTCGTCCATCGCCGGGTCGAGCTGTTTCAGACTGGCCTGGATCGGGCGGAACATGACCGCGAAGAACCGCGCGATATAGGCCAGGAAGATGATCCAGATCGTGCCGTAAAGCGTGGCGTCGGTGAAGGGCAGCTTGATCAGCAGAAGGATCATCGCGATCGACAGGACGACCCCCGGCAGGGCATAAGGCAGGTCCAGCAGGCTGTCGAACAGGCGCGCGAGGCGGGTCTTGCGGCGTTCCATCAGCCAGGCCAGCGGCAGGCAGATCACCATCAGCGCCAGCGCGGCCCCCGCCGCCAGCCCGAAGGAATTGACGAAGGCCCGCGCTGTCACCGGCTGGCGAAACAGCACCTCGTGCCACAGCTCAAAGGTCACCGTATCAAGGCGCAGCGGCACGCCGTAGGCCGGCACGAGCGAGGTGGCGAGCAAGCCGAACATCGGCAGGACAAGGATCGCACAGACCACGCCCCACAGCGCGATTTCCACCGGCAGCCGCGCCGCGCCCAACGGCAGGGCCAGCGGGCGCGCGGTGCTGCCGACAAGGTGCAGCTTCTGGCGGCCCTGAAAGAAACGTTGCAGCAGGATTCCCGCCACGGCCACGGCGCCGATCAGCATGGCCAGAACAGAGACCTCGGCCAGCACGGTCGTCCCCATCCCGGCGAGCTTTTGATAAACCAGCGTCGGCAGCGTCGCGTAACCGACGGGAATGCCCAGCATGGCGGGAATGCCGAAATTGCCAAGCGCGGTGACAAAGGTGATCGCCGTGCCCGCCGCAAGGCTGGGCAAGGTCAGGGGCAAGACCACCTGCCACCACGTCCGCAGCCCCCTCGCGCCGCTGATCCGCGCGGCCTCGACCACGTCCTGCGGGATCGACCGCAGCCCTGCGCGCAGGGTCAGAAAGATGATCGACATGTGCTGGATGCCCAGCAGAAGGATGATGCCCTCGGGCGAATAGAGCGGCTGGGGCGAGCCCAGCGGCGGCGCAAGGCCGAGCGTCTTCAGCAAAACCGACGATGGCCCCATGATCTGGGTCCAAGACAGCGCCGTGATCTGCGGCGGGATCATCATCGGGATCATCAGGCAGAACACCAGCGCCGCCTTGGCCCGCAGGTCCGTCAGCGCCACGAGAAAGGCAAAGGCCGCCCCCAGCACCAGCGACACCACCGTGCCAAAGCCGGCGGTGACCAGCGAATGCTTCAGCGCGCTCAGGGTCGAGGGCTGCGCAAGCACCTCTTGCATCAATGCGAGGCTCGGAGCGCCCTTGTCGGTGATGCCTTCGACAAACAGGCGCACGACCGGCGCAAGCGTCAGGCAGATCGCCACGACCAGAATGGCCGAAAGCAGCCGGGATTCCGCCCGGCTGCCTCCTGTTTTGAGGGTGGCACCCATTACTCGGCGCCAAAGAGCTCTGAGAATTTCGCCTTGTTGGCCTCGGCGTTCTTCAGCGCCTCGGCCGGGTCAAAGGCCATCAGCTTGATATCGTCACGCGCCGGAAAGCCTTCGGGCACGCCCATGCCGTCGCGCGCGGGGATATAACCCATGTCGAGCACAAGCTCCTGACCCGCGTCGCTGAGCAGGAAATCGACGAACTTCTGCGCACTCTCGACGTTCTTGGCGCTGGACATGATCGCCACCGGCTCGGTCACATAGGACACGCCCTCTTCGGGGAAGACGAAGTCGACAGGCGATCCCTCGGCCTTGTTCCGGATGGCCAGGAAATCGACAACCATGCCATAGGGTTTCTCGCCCGAGGCCACGGCCTTGAAGGTGCCGCCATTGCCGCCCTGCGCGCGCGCCTCGTTGGCGGCCAGCCCTTCGTAGTAGTCCCAGCCTAGGCTTTCATCGCCGGTCAGGGTCGCAAGGTGGATCAGCGCGGCGCCGGAATAGAGCGGCGAGGGCATGGCGACCTGGCCCTTGAGCGATGCATCCGCCAGGGCATTCCAAGAGGTCGGCGCAGCTTCGACGCCCGTGTTGTAGACGATGCCCGTGGTGATCAGCTTCGTCGAGTGGTAGAAACCCTCGGGCGAATAAAGCGCCGCGTCGTAGTTGGCGGCTTCGGGCGATTGATAGGCGGTCAGCAGACCCTCTTGCGCCATGCCTTCCAGCGTCACGGTATCGGCGATCAGCAGCACGTCGGGCTGCGGGTTGCCGGCCTCGATCTCGGCGCGCAGGCGGGCCATCAGCTTGGTCGTGCCATCGCGCACCCAGTCGACCTCGGTGCCGGGGTTGGCGGCGATAAAGGCATCAACAGTGCGCTGCGCATCGGCGTTCGGCTGCGAGGTGTAAAGCGTGATCTTGTCGGCCATGGCCGTGCTGGCCAAGAGCGCGAAGAGGGAGGATGTGAGGAAGGACTTCATGGGGCTCTCCTAGGATGAAGCTTTCGAACGAAAGGTATTTTCCAGGTGCCTTATTCCCGTGAACTTCTACGGTTTTGTAACAGCGGCATTACTTTTTTATTTATATTGCCGGTTTGATCGGGGCTCCCTAACCTTCGAGCAACATGCGGATGCTTTCGAAGGAAAACCATCATGCGGCTGGATGTGACCGGACGGCGTGACCTGATCATCGCCTTGCTAACCGAGAACGAGGCGCTTTCCGCTGCCGAACTCTCGGACCGCCTTGGCGTGTCGGTTCAGACGATCCGGGCTGACCTGCGCGACCTCGACGAAGCCGCCCTAGTCCAGCGCCGCAATGGCAAGGTGCGGCTGCGCCAGCAAAGCGAGAACATCGGCTATCTCCCGCGCGAGGGGATCGCGCGGCAGGAAAAGCAGCGCATCGCGCTGGCGGTCAAAAACCTCATCCCCGACGGCGCCCGCGTGGCCCTGGGCACCGGCACCACGGTGGAGCAATGCGCAAGGTTTCTGGCGTCACACAAAAACCTGTTCGTGGCGTCGAACAACATTCACGCCGTCTGCGCCCTGCAAAACGCGCCCAATGTCGCGGTCGAGATGGCGGGTGGGTCGGTCCGAATGCGCGATCTCGACATGATCGGCATGGCCGCGCATGCCTTCTTTGCGCAATACCGGGTGGATTTCGCGGTGTTCAGCTGCGGCGGGCTGTCCGCCTCCGGCTCGGTGATGGATTACAACATGGACGAGATCACTGCGCGCAAGGCCATTTCCGGATGCGGCAGAACAACCGTGCTGGTAGTGGACAGCACGAAGACCGGCCTGGATCTCGCCTGCCAAACCGGCCACCTGTGGGATTTCGACGTCATCGTGAGCGGCGCAAGGTTTTCAGCGCCTGTTCTGGAAAACTGCGCGCAACATTCCTGCCAAGTCATCCAGGTATGACTGCACCACTGTTTGGCAGGTATCCGAACCGATCCCCAAGACCTTGGGCATGAGGCTCGACCTCACGAT from Oceanicola sp. D3 includes the following:
- a CDS encoding LysR family transcriptional regulator, with amino-acid sequence MTDRLETMSIFVRVVDEGSLTAGARALRMPIATVSRRISELEGKLGAELLLRSPRGLTLTDTGRTYVADCRRILEDVSEAERNASGEFTAPRGTLTMTAPIVFGRSHVLPAVTAFLRAFQDIDVRLELTDRPVNLHEEHLDLAVRIGELADSACIARKVGEVRRIVCASPSYLEKRETPKRPGDLANLEGITFHNLMSPRNWRFGSGRQEIIVPVRSRLIVNTAEAAIDAAVDGLGFTRVLSYQAAAAIKAGRLVPLLQDFEPEPWPVHLLYEPRALIPQKLRAFLDFAAPRIASSMP
- a CDS encoding TonB-dependent siderophore receptor, giving the protein MAQNSEVFLLGTIHVEAESDDTLVQNGYVPQSGRQATRTDTPIRDIPQNISTVTQDQIEDQRPRTLLDALGYTSGASTTNFGYDSRYDAIYLRGFSAYSTGLFRDGLRQVNGPSAWYQNYPYSLEALAVLKGPSSATYGVSGSGGIVNVVSKRPKEEAYNEVQLTFGTDDHKELGFDLTGPLGDGRLSYRMTGVVRDADTPLEGFQDNLTMIAPALTYKLTERTTVTLLTEYAKSTRGGTASYYNASYGEAFDIYIGDPEYNDFVNEQWRLGYEITHELSDNVTLHQKLRYSEVDADLEFSGLYDAGADLGRFWGHYLENSKNLVADLSLEASFTTGALNHRLVTGLDYSNTSYDAYYGGVNYVSAAAADAIDQPYSAGQDMRQYGVYLHDQISTGGWSFYLSGRYDWVETTTYDAAQSGTETSAEGFSGRIGASYAVNSDLTVFANLSSSFVPTTGLVYDGADAPDSGRAADPTRGLQKEIGLKYQLPGTESLISASVFDIRQEDGVVYQSVDPADFGGLYQVQVPYDLHSRGVEIEGQFNFKNDLRMTASYTYLDMEIEAGASGTEGNQLSATPRHSASIWGFYEPRAGLLQGWGLGAGLRYVGESWGDDTNTFRNDDQFYADLSLTYDFGQVGVDGLGLQVNVKNAFDNTDQTCSAGYCYRTEGRTATASIAYRF
- a CDS encoding MFS transporter; amino-acid sequence: MPEQRSTWGAIGAIGGVYVAQSVIGGVTWTGLPGVLRAQELPLDQIGLVSLLVLPWALKFLWAPPVERFRLPDGGRDRSASIVLTGAAVVIAALIVVGLVGPFPVLPVLAILMVAAFATATVDIACDGYAVAALKNTRYGWGNAAQVGGAYLGSAIGGGLFLILVAHADWLSGTWVMALVIALLCLPFALLARRPKPVPRPHVPSLRAALGRPEVRQGLLVAALYVVAQKTAMGMFGPFFIDAGYDLARLGILSGVGGLTLGFLGAMLGGGAVRRFGARRVLVGAVALQSAVLAVVALSADDALLPAAMVAPPAMVASAAVMAFGFVALYGQFMSWSDPRQGGVDFTLFQCMDAAISMAAGTAAGFIAEHLGYGVFFGLACALSLAALPMIWRVGGVWPMENTR
- a CDS encoding HAD family acid phosphatase; the protein is MTQSAPTPCVVFDVDGTLAEFDAERLGHLVHGIEKHWDEFHLAMADAALIAPVAKLLRRLKQSGETILICSGRPKGWAEHTIAWLHKHELPFDGIYLRAEDQDEATDPEVKRRALKEMQADGFKPWLVVDDRSSVVEAWRGEGLVCLQCAPGDF
- a CDS encoding histidine phosphatase family protein; amino-acid sequence: MTAIPLPSCSFCLIRHGETTANADEIIAGVTDVPLTQVGCDQARALANRPWPKPIALYASPMSRAQHTARLAFPGREFELHDGLRERDWGVFEGQPLSHQPIREDTPLRGESWPDMLLRVQTTIIEICAASEAVLPVMVCHSGIIRAARVLWTTGDVGQRPPNAVPLLFEKSGDKILEKTT
- a CDS encoding MBL fold metallo-hydrolase — translated: MHSIRLLSGIGDKGPACTQLTVNDRVWLLDCGFGPEANAQFDPVWLEGAEAVFITHDHIDHIGGASHAVEAGLPIYATAQTAKALPPAANVHLLPEQGQTTIEGVTLTTGRNGHAMGGVWFHFDLGEGLFYSGDWSEESGWFAFDIPPPAATAILDCSYHLDDVPQSDRFEALNALLDRVEGQVLLPVPPSGRAGEMALHLVRRYGCESVMLDPECQATLRAALHSGAVSPNAQQIAPLLGRGPMEQARFLICDTPNADGGSAWGYVRAWHESGRLGRDAHVVFTGHMTAHARGICTVPGGYFQRWNVHPPLRDQVKMLERLGAKRFAPAFCAKPEDYLIEDLDVEVFFHDRVRL
- a CDS encoding ABC transporter ATP-binding protein, which codes for MADIDLSSVGKTFSGAPALQDITTRFEDGEFIALLGPSGCGKTTLLRILAGFEAPSRGRLQIGAREMANAETGANLPPEERNIGFVFQSYALWPHMSVRRNVSYPLEIRRFSKPDIARQTDAALASTGLVDYADRMPSDLSGGQRQRVALARCLVSDPCAVLLDEPLANLDVALRAAMQGVFTDFHKRTRATMVYVTHDQAEAMAMADRIAVMDRGRIQQFDTPQALYERPRNRFVAEFVGRGTVVPVQAIERSGDTVQARVLGAQVTVQSGAGEAPVSHVCLRPENITIEETGDLRSKVARVTYMGGKYLLETVTDCGARLVAETRARFEVGAQLGLTITTPWAFSED
- a CDS encoding iron ABC transporter permease, coding for MGATLKTGGSRAESRLLSAILVVAICLTLAPVVRLFVEGITDKGAPSLALMQEVLAQPSTLSALKHSLVTAGFGTVVSLVLGAAFAFLVALTDLRAKAALVFCLMIPMMIPPQITALSWTQIMGPSSVLLKTLGLAPPLGSPQPLYSPEGIILLLGIQHMSIIFLTLRAGLRSIPQDVVEAARISGARGLRTWWQVVLPLTLPSLAAGTAITFVTALGNFGIPAMLGIPVGYATLPTLVYQKLAGMGTTVLAEVSVLAMLIGAVAVAGILLQRFFQGRQKLHLVGSTARPLALPLGAARLPVEIALWGVVCAILVLPMFGLLATSLVPAYGVPLRLDTVTFELWHEVLFRQPVTARAFVNSFGLAAGAALALMVICLPLAWLMERRKTRLARLFDSLLDLPYALPGVVLSIAMILLLIKLPFTDATLYGTIWIIFLAYIARFFAVMFRPIQASLKQLDPAMDEAAQSVGASLYRRLRDVILPLSAPAAAAGAILVFLTAFNELTVSALLWSSGTETLGVVIFNLDDSGETGMASALAMTIVFVVMALMALIQLMSRRFPKGVVPWQT
- a CDS encoding ABC transporter substrate-binding protein; the protein is MKSFLTSSLFALLASTAMADKITLYTSQPNADAQRTVDAFIAANPGTEVDWVRDGTTKLMARLRAEIEAGNPQPDVLLIADTVTLEGMAQEGLLTAYQSPEAANYDAALYSPEGFYHSTKLITTGIVYNTGVEAAPTSWNALADASLKGQVAMPSPLYSGAALIHLATLTGDESLGWDYYEGLAANEARAQGGNGGTFKAVASGEKPYGMVVDFLAIRNKAEGSPVDFVFPEEGVSYVTEPVAIMSSAKNVESAQKFVDFLLSDAGQELVLDMGYIPARDGMGVPEGFPARDDIKLMAFDPAEALKNAEANKAKFSELFGAE
- a CDS encoding DeoR/GlpR family DNA-binding transcription regulator; the protein is MRLDVTGRRDLIIALLTENEALSAAELSDRLGVSVQTIRADLRDLDEAALVQRRNGKVRLRQQSENIGYLPREGIARQEKQRIALAVKNLIPDGARVALGTGTTVEQCARFLASHKNLFVASNNIHAVCALQNAPNVAVEMAGGSVRMRDLDMIGMAAHAFFAQYRVDFAVFSCGGLSASGSVMDYNMDEITARKAISGCGRTTVLVVDSTKTGLDLACQTGHLWDFDVIVSGARFSAPVLENCAQHSCQVIQV